The following coding sequences lie in one Maribacter forsetii DSM 18668 genomic window:
- a CDS encoding M1 family metallopeptidase yields the protein MKKLIFTFFLFLSLYAFGQHQDKVDFIKAKVYLSPVPKEKTIKGGVIYRFNVLQNVDSIFLDAKNLDFSKVELDGKKMDFNATEKIISIKHKFKKGASHKLFLEYVTKPKQTVYFIGWDDDVEGNEQIWTQGQGKYTSHWLPSFDDMEEKIEFDLTIEADKKYQVIANGNLLLKTSNDEDDPIWIFDMKKPMSSYLLAFAMGNYDKQVLTSESGVTIENYYYPNDSLKVEPTYRYTKRIFDFLENEIGVAYPWQNYKQVPVHDFLYAGMENTSATFFSDAYVIDSTSFIDRNYVNINAHELAHQWFGNLVTEKNSEHHWLHEGFATYYAYLAEKEVFGDDYFYWKLFDTAKVLSDISEKGEGQSLLNPKASSLTYYEKGAWALAVLREEIGDSAFKERIKTYLNKYQYQNVTVADFIAEMENASGKNLNEFKEVWLKTKEFPEEIAKDFLMKKNAEIRKFYNLKNDDASTFISFEILKDSELSTRLKLEILELKDSISEMDFSKLIASNDIKIRQFAAQKIGKISEELKEFTEPLLLDDSYITNELMLYNLWSSFDYDRSTFLEKTKNIVGLPNKNVRLLWLTLALFTPDYRPTENVYFHRELVGYTSPIYNTEVRQTAFQYLSEIKALNDDAYINLIKATNHHSWQFRNYARKLFDALWSDQEQKKEIEKIVNQLNSSDLRYLKTKLN from the coding sequence ATGAAGAAATTAATTTTCACCTTTTTTTTATTCTTATCCCTCTATGCTTTTGGGCAACATCAAGATAAAGTAGACTTTATTAAGGCTAAGGTTTACCTAAGCCCAGTACCTAAAGAAAAAACGATTAAAGGTGGGGTGATCTATCGTTTTAATGTGTTGCAAAATGTTGACTCTATATTTCTTGATGCAAAGAATTTGGATTTTTCAAAAGTAGAACTTGACGGGAAAAAGATGGATTTTAATGCCACAGAAAAGATCATTTCCATTAAACATAAATTTAAAAAGGGAGCATCGCATAAACTGTTTCTTGAATATGTAACGAAACCCAAACAAACGGTCTATTTTATTGGTTGGGATGATGATGTAGAAGGCAATGAGCAGATATGGACGCAAGGACAAGGAAAATACACTAGCCATTGGCTTCCTAGTTTTGATGACATGGAAGAAAAAATAGAATTTGATCTTACTATTGAAGCCGATAAAAAATATCAAGTCATTGCGAATGGTAATCTACTTTTAAAAACTAGCAATGACGAAGATGATCCTATTTGGATATTCGATATGAAAAAACCAATGAGTAGTTATTTGTTGGCATTTGCAATGGGTAATTATGACAAACAAGTATTGACATCTGAAAGTGGTGTAACCATTGAAAACTATTATTACCCAAATGATAGTCTAAAAGTGGAACCAACGTATAGATACACAAAACGAATATTTGATTTTTTAGAAAATGAGATAGGTGTCGCTTATCCTTGGCAGAATTATAAGCAAGTGCCTGTACACGATTTTTTATATGCAGGTATGGAAAATACGAGCGCTACTTTTTTCTCTGACGCTTATGTCATTGATTCCACTTCGTTTATAGATAGAAATTATGTAAATATCAATGCCCATGAGCTGGCGCACCAATGGTTTGGTAATTTGGTTACGGAAAAGAACAGTGAGCATCATTGGTTGCATGAGGGTTTTGCTACCTACTATGCCTATTTGGCTGAAAAAGAAGTCTTTGGAGACGATTATTTTTATTGGAAGTTATTTGATACGGCAAAAGTATTAAGTGATATCTCAGAAAAGGGAGAGGGGCAGAGCTTGCTTAACCCAAAGGCTAGTAGTCTTACATATTATGAAAAAGGGGCTTGGGCTTTAGCTGTATTGAGAGAAGAAATAGGGGACTCCGCATTTAAAGAAAGAATAAAAACATACCTAAATAAATATCAGTACCAAAATGTGACTGTTGCAGATTTTATTGCTGAAATGGAAAATGCAAGTGGAAAGAATTTGAATGAGTTTAAGGAGGTTTGGCTAAAAACGAAAGAATTTCCTGAAGAGATAGCTAAGGATTTTTTGATGAAAAAAAACGCTGAAATAAGAAAGTTTTATAATCTAAAAAATGATGATGCCAGTACTTTTATATCTTTTGAAATTTTGAAGGATTCTGAACTTAGCACCCGATTAAAACTTGAAATACTTGAGTTAAAAGATAGTATATCTGAAATGGACTTTTCTAAATTAATTGCTAGCAACGATATAAAAATAAGACAATTTGCAGCACAGAAAATAGGTAAAATTTCTGAGGAGCTAAAAGAATTTACAGAACCACTATTGTTAGATGATAGTTATATAACTAATGAGTTAATGCTTTATAATCTTTGGAGTAGTTTTGATTATGATAGAAGTACTTTCTTAGAAAAAACAAAAAATATTGTTGGGTTGCCTAATAAAAATGTCCGTTTACTATGGTTAACATTAGCATTGTTTACGCCAGATTATAGACCTACGGAGAATGTTTATTTTCATCGGGAGCTTGTTGGTTATACAAGCCCCATTTATAATACAGAAGTAAGACAAACAGCGTTTCAATATTTATCTGAAATTAAGGCTTTAAATGACGATGCCTATATTAATTTGATAAAGGCGACCAATCACCATTCTTGGCAGTTTAGAAATTATGCCAGAAAGTTATTTGATGCACTTTGGAGCGACCAAGAACAGAAAAAAGAAATTGAAAAGATTGTAAATCAACTAAATTCATCAGATTTGCGTTATCTTAAAACGAAATTAAATTAA
- a CDS encoding patatin-like phospholipase family protein: MKALVISGGGSKGAFAGGVAQYLIQEEGRKYDIFVGTSTGSLLISHLALGKLDKIKEIYSNVNQKSIFNNCPFLVKNIRGNEEISINHWNVFRNFMTGKKTFGESENLRKLIENSLTIEEFETLKNGDSDVVITVSNLSLNQVEYKSIKDCTYEDYCDWIWISANYTPFMSLVRKNYCEYADGGLGSIVPIEEAIKRGATEVDVVVLHTEVNYMNRVASRNPFELITTMMSFILDRIEHQNIRIGKLVANQKNAIINLFYTPTILTTNSLIFDKAKMTLWWKRGYLYAKNKNEETNPIEPNEHE; encoded by the coding sequence ATGAAAGCATTAGTTATTTCTGGTGGTGGTAGTAAAGGTGCCTTTGCCGGTGGCGTTGCCCAATACCTTATTCAAGAAGAGGGAAGAAAGTATGATATTTTTGTAGGTACTTCTACTGGTAGTCTACTTATCTCTCATTTGGCATTAGGTAAGCTAGATAAGATCAAAGAAATATATTCTAATGTCAATCAGAAAAGTATTTTTAATAACTGTCCGTTTTTAGTCAAGAATATTCGTGGTAATGAAGAAATTTCAATTAATCATTGGAATGTTTTTAGAAATTTCATGACTGGGAAAAAGACTTTTGGCGAAAGTGAAAATTTGCGTAAGCTAATAGAAAACAGTTTAACTATTGAGGAATTTGAAACCTTAAAGAACGGAGATTCAGATGTTGTTATTACGGTGTCTAATCTGTCATTAAATCAAGTAGAGTATAAATCTATTAAAGATTGCACTTATGAAGACTATTGCGATTGGATATGGATTTCAGCCAACTATACACCGTTCATGAGTTTGGTACGTAAAAACTATTGTGAGTATGCTGATGGTGGTTTAGGTAGTATTGTGCCTATTGAAGAAGCTATAAAAAGAGGAGCAACAGAAGTAGATGTGGTGGTTTTACATACTGAAGTTAACTATATGAACAGGGTAGCCTCACGTAATCCATTTGAGCTGATTACCACAATGATGAGTTTTATTTTAGATAGAATAGAACATCAGAATATTAGAATAGGAAAATTAGTTGCCAATCAAAAGAATGCAATCATCAACTTGTTTTATACGCCTACAATTTTAACTACCAATTCTTTGATATTCGATAAAGCAAAAATGACACTGTGGTGGAAGAGAGGGTATTTGTATGCAAAGAATAAAAATGAAGAAACAAATCCTATAGAACCAAATGAGCATGAGTAG
- a CDS encoding DUF3995 domain-containing protein produces the protein MRNVLKYFLVITFLFLSSIHFYWATGGTLGYLSSLPTNENGSILLAPTIFDCIIVATILFVFTLIYTFSIKDRKSKIFNSLIKLGQWVIPILFLIRAVGDFKYVGFFKQVTTTEFSRMDSYFFTPLCLLISFVGIIILYNGLRKESK, from the coding sequence ATGAGAAATGTATTAAAGTATTTTTTAGTAATTACATTTCTCTTTCTATCCTCCATACACTTTTATTGGGCTACTGGAGGCACCTTAGGTTATCTAAGTTCTCTACCAACCAATGAAAATGGAAGTATCCTATTAGCCCCTACTATTTTTGATTGTATTATAGTCGCTACAATACTATTTGTATTTACGTTGATCTATACATTCTCCATAAAAGATAGAAAAAGTAAAATTTTCAACTCTTTAATAAAACTTGGACAATGGGTAATTCCTATTCTATTTTTAATTAGAGCTGTAGGTGACTTTAAATATGTTGGGTTTTTCAAGCAAGTAACAACAACTGAGTTTTCTCGTATGGATAGTTACTTCTTTACTCCCTTGTGTTTACTTATAAGTTTTGTTGGAATAATTATTCTTTACAATGGCCTGCGCAAAGAGAGTAAATAA
- a CDS encoding DUF7935 family protein, with the protein MNSDQIFQLFAYLIPSVVTGAIAFYFFRMHTNNEEGRRRFLLHKDSQKDTLPVRLQAYERMALFLERIAIPSLVVRVSPQSDDKNAYENLLIKSVETEFDHNLSQQIYMTDECWNVIKAAKSATIQMIRKAAMSNTETADKLREDILNETMDKTSPSATALSFVKREIGDLW; encoded by the coding sequence ATGAACTCCGACCAAATTTTTCAACTTTTCGCTTATTTGATACCTTCTGTTGTTACAGGTGCCATTGCCTTCTATTTCTTTAGAATGCACACTAACAATGAAGAAGGAAGAAGACGTTTTCTTTTACATAAAGATTCTCAGAAAGATACATTACCGGTGCGTTTACAAGCATACGAAAGAATGGCCTTGTTCTTAGAACGCATTGCAATACCAAGTTTGGTAGTTCGTGTATCACCACAAAGTGATGACAAAAACGCCTATGAAAATTTGTTGATCAAAAGTGTTGAAACGGAATTTGACCATAACCTTTCTCAACAAATCTATATGACAGATGAATGCTGGAACGTAATTAAAGCGGCAAAAAGCGCCACTATCCAAATGATTAGAAAAGCAGCAATGAGCAATACTGAAACTGCAGATAAATTAAGGGAAGATATTTTGAATGAAACTATGGATAAAACGTCACCCTCAGCTACTGCCCTATCTTTTGTAAAAAGAGAGATTGGTGATCTCTGGTAA
- a CDS encoding OmpA family protein, which produces MKRYFICSTLFFIGLSTIQAQKKSELIEQNQELKFKLDSISKMVSISQRNEKLADQRSDEYQSQVTELQDANATLMKNLNSFAALSSQNSENINKTMAVLERKEKQLKGVTDAVASNDSTAVVILTNSKQVLGENAKVGVTDGSVVISEKLDFFFTDGIGLNPSSESKTWIENVAKVANANPKSVITVASLNITGEMNVALQQATAIASILIKDFGVNGERIVAVGQDGGLRESLQIKFQPDYKAFYDMAKGDAKN; this is translated from the coding sequence ATGAAACGATATTTTATATGTTCTACTTTATTTTTTATAGGACTTAGCACAATTCAAGCTCAGAAAAAAAGTGAATTGATAGAGCAAAATCAAGAATTGAAATTTAAACTAGATTCTATCTCTAAAATGGTAAGCATATCTCAACGCAACGAGAAATTGGCGGACCAACGCTCAGATGAATACCAATCTCAAGTAACGGAATTACAGGATGCGAATGCTACTTTAATGAAAAACTTAAACAGTTTTGCGGCATTATCTAGTCAGAATTCAGAGAATATCAATAAAACCATGGCTGTTTTAGAACGAAAAGAAAAGCAGTTAAAAGGTGTAACCGATGCCGTTGCCAGTAATGATTCTACTGCAGTAGTAATATTGACCAATTCTAAACAAGTACTAGGTGAGAATGCAAAAGTTGGTGTAACTGACGGTTCTGTAGTCATCTCAGAAAAATTAGACTTCTTCTTTACAGATGGTATTGGTCTTAATCCTTCAAGCGAATCTAAAACGTGGATAGAGAATGTAGCCAAGGTTGCAAATGCAAATCCAAAAAGTGTCATAACTGTTGCAAGCCTGAATATTACAGGTGAAATGAATGTAGCATTGCAGCAAGCTACTGCTATTGCCAGCATTTTAATTAAAGATTTTGGTGTAAATGGAGAACGAATTGTTGCTGTTGGTCAAGATGGCGGCTTACGAGAATCGTTACAAATAAAGTTTCAACCGGATTATAAAGCATTTTATGATATGGCGAAGGGAGATGCTAAAAACTAA
- a CDS encoding FMN-binding glutamate synthase family protein, translating into MNDFFNNIPSPPWWTWIFLFLFIVAIYDIFIQKRHTIKHNFPVVGHLRYWLESIGPEMRQYFVANNREELPFNRIERGWIYASAKKENNYEGFGSDRDLYAHQHIFVKNRMMGFVVPQGHPNIAEPNFLPCAKVMGQHNNRRKPYRPGSVVNVSAMSFGSLSAAAVEAMNKGVQKSGAYHNTGEGGLSPYHKHGGDIVFHFGTGYFGVRTEDGNFSMKKMKKQVEDNPCIKAIEIKLSQGAKPGKGGVLPGAKITPELAEIRGVEVGKDVLSPSTHKAFSNVTELMALIEDIANETGLPVGIKGAIGKLDQWEELADLMLETGKGPDFITVDGGEGGTGAAPPSFADHVSLPWVYGFSSLYQVFLNRNLTDRIVFVGSGKLGFPAKAAMAFAMGVDCINVAREAMMSIGCIQAQACHNNTCPTGIATQNKWLQKGINVPLKSDRLAQYFSTFRKEFLEITHAAGYEHPSQFTMDDVQVNVDDNDLNRSLASTYGYNKAKVPFTGIQDLKDCSYLGGKK; encoded by the coding sequence ATGAACGATTTTTTTAATAACATTCCAAGTCCACCATGGTGGACTTGGATTTTTTTGTTTCTTTTCATAGTTGCTATTTATGATATTTTTATTCAGAAACGGCACACCATAAAGCATAACTTCCCTGTAGTTGGTCATTTGCGTTATTGGCTAGAAAGTATTGGACCAGAAATGCGTCAATATTTTGTTGCGAACAACAGAGAAGAACTACCTTTTAACAGAATAGAAAGAGGTTGGATCTACGCTTCGGCAAAAAAGGAAAATAATTACGAAGGTTTTGGTTCTGACAGAGATTTGTATGCACATCAGCATATTTTCGTTAAGAATAGAATGATGGGTTTTGTAGTTCCACAAGGTCATCCCAATATAGCAGAACCCAATTTTTTACCATGCGCAAAAGTTATGGGTCAGCACAATAACCGTAGAAAACCGTATAGACCTGGGAGTGTCGTCAATGTTTCTGCTATGAGTTTTGGCTCGTTATCTGCAGCAGCGGTAGAAGCAATGAACAAGGGTGTTCAAAAATCAGGTGCATATCATAATACAGGTGAAGGCGGCTTATCACCTTACCACAAACACGGTGGCGATATAGTATTTCATTTTGGTACCGGCTATTTTGGTGTTAGAACTGAAGATGGAAATTTCTCTATGAAGAAAATGAAAAAACAAGTTGAAGATAATCCGTGTATAAAAGCTATAGAAATTAAATTATCTCAAGGAGCAAAACCAGGAAAAGGCGGTGTTTTGCCAGGAGCAAAAATTACCCCAGAGCTTGCAGAAATTAGAGGTGTAGAAGTAGGTAAAGATGTTTTATCGCCCTCAACACACAAAGCATTTTCTAATGTAACTGAGCTAATGGCACTTATTGAAGATATCGCTAACGAAACAGGTCTACCTGTTGGTATCAAAGGTGCTATTGGAAAATTAGACCAATGGGAAGAATTGGCAGATTTAATGTTAGAGACAGGAAAAGGTCCAGATTTTATAACCGTAGATGGTGGTGAAGGTGGTACCGGTGCAGCTCCCCCATCATTTGCAGACCATGTTTCTTTACCTTGGGTATACGGGTTTTCAAGTCTGTACCAAGTATTCTTAAACAGAAATCTTACCGACCGTATTGTATTTGTTGGCTCAGGCAAATTAGGTTTTCCAGCAAAAGCAGCTATGGCCTTCGCTATGGGAGTTGACTGTATTAACGTAGCTCGTGAAGCCATGATGAGTATTGGGTGTATTCAAGCTCAAGCTTGCCATAACAATACCTGTCCAACAGGTATTGCCACACAAAACAAATGGTTGCAAAAAGGCATTAATGTGCCCTTAAAGTCAGATCGATTAGCGCAGTATTTTAGCACGTTTAGAAAAGAATTTTTAGAAATCACACACGCTGCAGGTTATGAACACCCTAGTCAATTTACTATGGATGATGTTCAGGTTAACGTTGACGATAATGACTTAAATAGAAGTTTAGCCTCAACTTATGGATATAACAAAGCAAAAGTACCGTTCACGGGAATACAAGATTTAAAAGACTGTTCGTATCTTGGCGGAAAAAAATAG
- a CDS encoding amidohydrolase, protein MRKLGLLALVLFGFTVQAQGPNLEKDYIAIESKVVDWRREIHQNPELGNREFKTAEKIAKHLKSLGIEVQTGVAHTGVVGLLKGDLPGKVVALRADIDALPVTERNDLPYKSNVTSEFMGEKVGVMHACGHDTHTAILMGVAEVMSKNKDKIKGTVKFIFQPAEEGPPPGEEGGALLMVKEGVMTNPKVDAIFGLHINSQTPVGTIRYKPGGTMAAAQQFVINVKGKQSHGSQPWAGVDPILISAKIIDGLQSIISRETDLTNEAAVITVGKIKSGVRFNIIPESAEMIGTIRTLDYEMKDKLNARMVEMVSDIAKAYGGEATCVITDATDITYNNPELVEQMLPTIKRVAGDENVQFQKAVTGAEDFSYFQREAPGFFFFLGGMTPGTTESFPHHTPDFLIDDSGLILGVRTLTEMSLDFLNSDQTPLLDIKPKG, encoded by the coding sequence ATGAGAAAACTAGGCTTATTGGCTCTCGTTCTTTTCGGTTTTACCGTTCAGGCACAAGGACCAAATCTTGAAAAAGACTACATAGCTATTGAAAGCAAGGTAGTTGATTGGAGAAGAGAAATTCATCAGAATCCGGAATTAGGGAATCGTGAATTCAAAACAGCAGAAAAAATTGCCAAGCATTTAAAATCTTTGGGAATTGAAGTTCAAACTGGTGTTGCGCATACCGGTGTAGTTGGTCTTCTAAAGGGAGATTTACCTGGTAAAGTAGTAGCATTAAGAGCAGATATAGATGCCTTACCGGTTACAGAGCGTAACGATTTACCGTATAAGTCAAATGTAACTTCAGAATTTATGGGTGAAAAAGTAGGCGTTATGCATGCTTGTGGGCATGATACGCATACTGCTATTTTAATGGGTGTTGCAGAAGTAATGTCTAAAAACAAGGACAAAATTAAAGGAACCGTTAAGTTCATCTTTCAACCTGCAGAAGAAGGACCACCACCAGGTGAAGAAGGTGGAGCACTTTTAATGGTTAAAGAAGGCGTAATGACCAATCCTAAGGTAGATGCCATTTTTGGTCTACATATTAACTCACAAACTCCTGTTGGCACAATCCGTTACAAACCAGGTGGAACTATGGCCGCAGCACAACAATTTGTAATTAACGTCAAAGGAAAACAATCTCATGGTTCTCAACCTTGGGCTGGTGTAGATCCAATTTTAATAAGCGCTAAGATTATTGATGGTTTACAATCAATAATTAGTAGAGAGACAGACCTCACCAATGAAGCTGCAGTAATTACAGTTGGTAAGATCAAAAGTGGTGTTCGTTTTAATATTATTCCAGAATCTGCAGAGATGATCGGTACTATTAGGACGTTGGACTATGAAATGAAAGACAAATTAAATGCACGTATGGTAGAAATGGTTAGTGATATTGCCAAAGCATACGGCGGTGAAGCTACATGTGTAATTACCGATGCTACGGATATAACCTATAACAATCCTGAATTAGTGGAACAAATGTTACCAACTATTAAAAGAGTAGCGGGTGATGAAAATGTTCAATTTCAAAAAGCAGTAACCGGTGCTGAAGATTTCTCTTATTTTCAAAGAGAAGCTCCAGGATTTTTCTTTTTCTTAGGAGGAATGACTCCTGGTACAACAGAATCTTTTCCACACCACACACCAGACTTTTTAATTGATGATAGCGGGTTAATTTTAGGAGTTCGTACACTGACAGAAATGAGTCTAGATTTCCTAAATAGTGACCAAACACCACTTTTAGATATTAAACCAAAAGGATAA
- a CDS encoding ATP-dependent helicase: MSSFIDELNDAQKAPVLHKDGPLMVIAGAGSGKTRVLTYRIAHLMAQGVDSFNILSLTFTNKAAREMKARIAQIVGASEAKNLWMGTFHSVFAKLLRIDGDKLGYPANFTIYDTQDSQRLLASIIKEMGLDKDIYKYKQIQNRISSFKNSLITVKAYRNDPDLVEQDAMAKKPRTGDIYENYVDRCFKAGAMDFDDLLLRTNELLTCYPDVLAKYQDRFRYILVDEYQDTNHSQYLIVKALADRFQNICVVGDDAQSIYSFRGANISNILNFQKDYDNVGMYRLEQNYRSTRNIVNAANSVIGKNQNQIEKVVWTDNDDGPSIKIHRSTTDAEEGRFVANSIWEHRMQQQMTNGQFCILYRTNSQSRAMEDALRKRDIPYRIYGGLSFYQRKEIKDVLSYLRLVINPKDEEALKRVINFPARGIGGTTLDRLIVAANHYNRSIFEVMENIDRIDLKINSGTKRKLTDFVTMIKSFQVMNETVDAFALSEHVAKKTGVLLEFKKDGTPEGIGKMENIEELLNGIKDFVEGQKEIDEATGNISEFLEDVALATDLDNDTGDDDRVALMTIHLAKGLEFPYVYIVGMEEDLFPSGMSMSTRSELEEERRLFYVALTRAEKQAYLTYTQNRYRWGKLIDAEPSRFLEEIDEKYVENLTPIDGGYRYKSLINADIFGEVDKSRLRQEKPKRGTPPIVGQPNTGQLKKLRKLKPQLSEPVGNTNKIDPNLTEGSLINHTRFGRGKVVKIEGAGNDRKAEIMFDKGDIKKLLLRFAKLEVLG; this comes from the coding sequence TTGAGCTCATTTATTGATGAATTGAACGATGCCCAAAAGGCCCCTGTTTTGCATAAAGACGGACCTTTAATGGTAATTGCCGGCGCTGGATCGGGTAAAACTCGTGTACTAACTTATAGAATTGCACACCTTATGGCGCAGGGTGTAGATTCTTTTAATATTCTATCCCTAACATTTACCAACAAGGCGGCTCGTGAAATGAAAGCACGTATTGCTCAAATTGTGGGGGCATCTGAAGCTAAAAACCTTTGGATGGGAACGTTCCACTCCGTTTTTGCCAAATTATTACGTATTGATGGTGATAAACTGGGCTACCCTGCCAATTTTACTATTTATGATACGCAAGATTCTCAGCGCTTATTAGCTTCTATCATTAAGGAAATGGGGCTTGACAAGGATATTTATAAATACAAACAGATTCAAAATAGAATTTCGTCATTTAAGAATAGCTTAATTACCGTAAAGGCTTACCGTAATGATCCAGATTTGGTAGAGCAGGATGCCATGGCAAAAAAGCCAAGAACAGGTGATATCTATGAAAATTATGTAGACCGTTGTTTTAAGGCGGGTGCAATGGATTTTGATGATTTACTATTGAGAACCAATGAGCTTTTAACATGCTACCCAGATGTGTTGGCAAAGTATCAAGATCGATTTAGATATATTTTGGTTGATGAGTACCAAGATACCAATCATTCGCAGTATTTGATTGTAAAGGCTTTGGCTGATCGTTTTCAAAATATATGCGTGGTAGGTGATGATGCACAGAGTATTTATTCATTTAGGGGAGCGAACATTAGTAATATTTTGAACTTTCAAAAAGATTACGATAATGTAGGGATGTACCGTTTAGAGCAGAACTACCGTTCTACACGAAACATTGTAAATGCTGCCAACTCCGTAATCGGTAAAAACCAAAATCAAATTGAAAAAGTAGTTTGGACGGATAATGATGATGGTCCCTCTATTAAAATTCATAGAAGTACTACAGATGCTGAAGAAGGTAGGTTTGTAGCAAATTCTATTTGGGAACATAGAATGCAGCAACAAATGACCAATGGTCAATTTTGTATATTATATAGAACAAACTCCCAATCTAGGGCTATGGAAGATGCCTTGCGTAAAAGAGATATTCCGTATCGTATTTATGGCGGACTCTCATTTTACCAACGTAAAGAGATAAAAGATGTGTTGTCTTACTTGCGTTTGGTCATTAATCCTAAAGATGAAGAAGCTTTAAAAAGGGTGATAAACTTTCCTGCTAGGGGAATTGGTGGTACTACTTTAGATAGATTAATTGTAGCTGCAAATCATTACAACCGTTCCATTTTTGAAGTAATGGAAAACATAGACCGTATAGATTTAAAAATTAATTCGGGTACTAAACGTAAGTTAACAGACTTTGTAACCATGATCAAGAGTTTTCAGGTCATGAACGAAACTGTAGATGCCTTTGCATTATCTGAACATGTAGCCAAAAAAACCGGTGTTCTTTTAGAATTTAAAAAAGACGGGACCCCAGAGGGTATTGGTAAAATGGAAAACATTGAGGAACTTTTAAATGGTATTAAGGATTTTGTTGAAGGCCAGAAAGAGATTGATGAAGCAACGGGAAATATTAGTGAGTTTTTAGAAGATGTTGCACTTGCTACCGATTTGGATAATGATACTGGTGATGACGATAGGGTTGCATTAATGACCATACACTTGGCAAAGGGACTAGAATTTCCGTACGTGTATATTGTTGGTATGGAAGAAGATTTGTTTCCGTCTGGTATGAGTATGAGCACCCGAAGTGAGCTGGAAGAGGAGCGTAGGTTGTTCTATGTTGCGTTGACCAGGGCTGAGAAACAAGCGTATTTGACATACACGCAAAATAGATATCGTTGGGGTAAATTAATAGACGCAGAACCTAGTCGTTTCTTAGAAGAGATAGACGAGAAATATGTGGAGAACCTTACACCAATTGATGGTGGGTACCGCTACAAATCTCTTATTAATGCCGATATTTTTGGTGAAGTAGATAAGAGCAGGTTGCGTCAAGAAAAACCAAAAAGGGGCACACCGCCAATAGTTGGTCAGCCAAATACAGGACAACTTAAAAAATTACGAAAATTAAAGCCTCAGCTATCAGAGCCTGTTGGTAATACAAATAAGATCGATCCAAATCTTACTGAAGGTTCATTGATTAATCATACTCGTTTTGGTCGTGGTAAGGTTGTAAAAATTGAAGGTGCCGGTAATGATAGAAAGGCAGAAATAATGTTCGATAAAGGCGATATTAAAAAACTATTGCTTCGCTTTGCTAAGTTAGAGGTATTGGGATAG
- a CDS encoding L-threonylcarbamoyladenylate synthase, with translation MAEFIKIYEENPNPKEIKRVVDVLRKGGLVIYPTDTVYGLGCDITNTKALEKIARIKGVKLAKANWSFICTDLSNLSDYVRQIDTATFKILKRALPGPYTFILPGNNNLPKEFKKKKTVGIRVPDNSIVKALVEELGNPIVSTSIRDEDDVLEYTTDPELIYEKWDNLVDIVIDGGYGGNVGSTIIDVSTGGLPEVIREGKGSLDII, from the coding sequence ATGGCAGAATTTATCAAAATATACGAAGAGAATCCCAATCCTAAAGAGATTAAAAGGGTAGTGGACGTATTGCGTAAAGGTGGCTTGGTTATCTATCCAACAGATACGGTTTACGGGTTGGGCTGTGATATTACGAACACCAAGGCATTGGAAAAAATTGCACGTATTAAAGGGGTGAAATTGGCAAAGGCCAATTGGTCCTTCATTTGTACCGATTTAAGCAATCTGTCAGATTATGTACGGCAAATTGATACTGCTACCTTTAAAATATTGAAAAGAGCTTTACCGGGTCCTTATACTTTTATATTACCCGGTAATAATAATCTTCCTAAAGAGTTTAAAAAGAAAAAAACCGTTGGTATTCGTGTTCCAGATAATAGCATAGTTAAAGCGCTGGTTGAAGAATTAGGTAACCCTATTGTTTCAACCTCTATTCGTGATGAAGATGATGTTTTAGAGTACACTACAGATCCCGAATTAATTTACGAGAAATGGGACAACCTTGTGGATATTGTAATTGACGGTGGTTATGGTGGTAATGTAGGATCCACTATAATAGATGTTTCTACAGGAGGTTTACCAGAAGTTATTCGTGAAGGAAAGGGTAGTTTAGATATTATTTAA